The Pseudomonas fulva 12-X sequence AACACCTGCAAGCCCCGCAAACGCGGGGCTTGTGCTATTCGATAGGGCTCACGATCAAGGATGATCCGCCATGTCGCCCTCGCTTTCTCCCGCCGAACTCGAAGCCCGTCTGCGCCTGCATTGCCTGCCGGAGCTTGGCCCGAAACGCTTCCGTAAATTGCTCAGCGCTTTCGATAGCGCTTCGGCCGCCCTCAGCGCGCCGGCCAGCGCCTGGCGCTCGCTCGGCTTGCCGCTGGCCTGCAGCGACGCGCGGCGTAGCCCCGAAATTCGTGAGCGTGCACGCCTGGCGCTGGACTGGTTGCAGGTGCCCGGCCAGCAATTGTTGATGTGGGACGAGCCGCGTTATCCCGCCTTGCTGGCCGAGATTTCCGACGCGCCGCCACTGTTATTTGTGGCCGGTGACCCGATGCCTCTGGAGCGACCGCAACTGGCCATGGTCGGCAGCCGCCGGGCCTCCAGGCCGGGCCTGGATACCGCCCACAGCTTTGCCCGCAGCCTGGCGCACGGCGGCTTCGTGATCACCAGCGGGTTGGCCCTCGGTATCGACGGCGCTGCCCATCAGGGCGCGCTGGATGCCAATGGGCACACCGTGGCGGTACTCGGCACCGGGCTGCAGTGCCTGTATCCGGCGCGGCACAAGCGTCTGGCCCAGGACATCATCGAGCGCGGTGGCGCGCTGGTCTCCGAGTTGCCGCTGGACAGCCCGCCCCAGGCCGCAAACTTTCCCCGGCGCAATCGAATCATTTCGGGGTTGTCGTTAGGCGTACTAGTGGTCGAAGCCAGCCCATCCAGCGGTTCACTGATCACCGCGCGCCTGGCCGCCGAGCAGGGCCGCGAGGTGTATGCGATTCCCGGCTCCATTCACCACCCCGGTGCCAAGGGCTGCCACCAGCTGATCCGCGACGGCGCCACGCTGGTGGAATGCATCGAACATATCCTCGAAGCGCTACGCGGCTGGCAGCAGGCGCCGGTTGTGGAAAAGTCCAATGCTGCTTCGGTGGCCGCTGTGCATCCTTTACTGGCCTTGTTGTACGCCGCGCCCCATAGCAGTGAAGCCCTGGCCCACGCCGCCGGCTGGGCACTGCCCGAGGTGCTGGCGGCGCTGACCGAACTGGAGCTGGACGGCCTGGTTGCCTGCGAAGCTGGGCTATGGGTGGGCCGCAAGCCGTAATACACTGCGCCGACGGTTCTTCGGCGGAGGCAGCGCATGGTCACCAGTTGGCAGGTTCAGCAGGCAGCGCGGGTGGTGCGCGCCGGTGGCGTGATCGCCTACCCGACCGAGGCGGTCTGGGGTTTGGGTTGCGATCCGTGGGACGAGATGGCCGTGGATCGCTTGCTGGCCCTCAAGGAGCGGCCGGTACACAAGGGTCTGATCCTGGTCGCCGACACCATCCGCCAGTTCGACTTCCTGCTCGAAGACCTGCCGGAACGCTGGCAGGACCGCCTGGCCAGCACCTGGCCGGGGCCCAACACCTGGCTGGTGCCGCATCAGGGCCTTCTACCGCCCTGGATTACCGGTGAGCACGACAGCGTGGCGCTGCGGGTCAGCGATCATCCGCGAGTACGTGAGCTCTGTGCATTGACGGGGCCGTTGGTATCGACCTCGGCCAATCCCGCCGGGCGCCCGGCGGCACGTTCTCGTCTGCGGGTTGAGCAGTATTTTCCGCGGCAATTGGATGCAGTGCTGGGTGGCGCCCTGGGCGGGCGGCGTAACCCGAGTGTGATACGCGATCTGGTGACCGGCGACGTGCGCCGACCGGCTTGAGGCTTGAAGGCAGAAGCGGACATCGTCGCTTTACCCGTGGGAACGGGGGGCGCCCAGTCCATGTCCGTGATTTTTCGCGGGCATGGCCCGCTCCCACAGGTATTGCATCGATGGCCACTTCTGCTTTCGATCAGATTTGATCGTTCCCACGCTCTGCGTGGTAACGCACCGGCCGGACGCTCGGCGTCCATAAATTGCGCTGTGCAGCCGCCAATCGTGGCGCGGAGCCTCACAGGCTGAATGCCCACGCAGAGCGTGGGCACTATCCGTCGTGCCCCGGCTTACGGCACCAGAATCGTCGAGCCCGTGGTTTTGCGGTCGCTGAGCAGGGTCTGGGCGGTGGCGGCTTCGCTGAGTGGGTAGCGGCCGGTGATTTCCACGTCGAGTTTGCCCTTGGCGATCATGCCGAACAGCTCGTCGGCCATCTTCTGCAGGTTTTCCGGGGTGTTGGCGTAGCTCGCCAGGGTTGGGCGGGTGACGTACAGCGAGCCCTTCTGGGACAGGACGCCCAGGTTGACGCCGGTGACCGCGCCCGAGGCGTTGCCGAAGCTGACCAACAGGCCGCGTGGTGCCACGCAGTCCAGCGAGGTTTCCCAGGTGTCCTTGCCGACGCCGTCGTAGACCACCGGGCATTTCTTGCCGTCGGTCAGCTCCAGCACGCGCTGGGCGACGTTCTCGTGGCTGTAGTCGATGGTCGCCCAGGCGCCCTTTTGCTTGGCGTACTCGGCCTTTTTCGCCGAGCTCACGGTGCCGATCAGTTTGACGCCCAGGGCCTTGGCCCACTGGCAGGCGAAGGAGCCGACACCACCGGCGGCGGCATGGAACAGGATGATGTCGCCGCTCTTCAGGTCAGCGGTCTGGCGCAGCAGGTACTGCACGGTCAGGCCCTTGAGCATCACCGCAGCCGCCTGCTCGAAGCTGATGGCATCGGGGAGCTTGACCAGCTTGTCCGCCGGCAGCACGTGCAATTCGCTGTAGCCGCCCAGCGGGCCGGTGGCGTAGGCCACGCGGTCACCGACCTGAAAGCCTTTGACCTCGGAGCCGATGGCGTCGACGAAGCCGGCGCCTTCGGTGCCCAGGCTGGAGGGCAGCGAGGGCGGCGCGTATAAACCGCTGCGGAAATAGGTGTCGATGAAGTTGAGGCCGACGGCCTGGTTGTGCACACGCACCTCGTGCGGACCGGGAGCGGCGGGTTGGTAGTCGACGTATTCGAGTAC is a genomic window containing:
- the dprA gene encoding DNA-processing protein DprA, with the protein product MSPSLSPAELEARLRLHCLPELGPKRFRKLLSAFDSASAALSAPASAWRSLGLPLACSDARRSPEIRERARLALDWLQVPGQQLLMWDEPRYPALLAEISDAPPLLFVAGDPMPLERPQLAMVGSRRASRPGLDTAHSFARSLAHGGFVITSGLALGIDGAAHQGALDANGHTVAVLGTGLQCLYPARHKRLAQDIIERGGALVSELPLDSPPQAANFPRRNRIISGLSLGVLVVEASPSSGSLITARLAAEQGREVYAIPGSIHHPGAKGCHQLIRDGATLVECIEHILEALRGWQQAPVVEKSNAASVAAVHPLLALLYAAPHSSEALAHAAGWALPEVLAALTELELDGLVACEAGLWVGRKP
- a CDS encoding L-threonylcarbamoyladenylate synthase, giving the protein MVTSWQVQQAARVVRAGGVIAYPTEAVWGLGCDPWDEMAVDRLLALKERPVHKGLILVADTIRQFDFLLEDLPERWQDRLASTWPGPNTWLVPHQGLLPPWITGEHDSVALRVSDHPRVRELCALTGPLVSTSANPAGRPAARSRLRVEQYFPRQLDAVLGGALGGRRNPSVIRDLVTGDVRRPA
- a CDS encoding NADPH:quinone reductase, which translates into the protein MAKRIQFSRHGGPEVLEYVDYQPAAPGPHEVRVHNQAVGLNFIDTYFRSGLYAPPSLPSSLGTEGAGFVDAIGSEVKGFQVGDRVAYATGPLGGYSELHVLPADKLVKLPDAISFEQAAAVMLKGLTVQYLLRQTADLKSGDIILFHAAAGGVGSFACQWAKALGVKLIGTVSSAKKAEYAKQKGAWATIDYSHENVAQRVLELTDGKKCPVVYDGVGKDTWETSLDCVAPRGLLVSFGNASGAVTGVNLGVLSQKGSLYVTRPTLASYANTPENLQKMADELFGMIAKGKLDVEITGRYPLSEAATAQTLLSDRKTTGSTILVP